A region of the Peredibacter starrii genome:
ACAACGCTGTCGATGAGGCACTTGCCGGTTATTGTACAGAAATTAAAGTTGTTATCCATGTTGATAACTCTTTAACTGTAATCGATAACGGTCGTGGTATTCCGACTGACATTCACCCTACTGAAGGAATTTCTGCTGCGGAAATCGTGTACACGAAACTTCACGCCGGCGGTAAGTTCAACGAAGACGGTGGTGCTTATAAAGTATCAGGTGGTCTACACGGTGTAGGTGCTTCAGTTGTGAACGCACTTTCAAAGTGGGTACGTCTAGAAATTAAAAAACACGGCAAACTTCACCGTCTTGAATTCAATCATGGTGAAGCGAAAGAACCGCTAAAAGTAATTGGTGACTGTGATCCTAAAGACACAGGTACGATGGTTACATTTAAATCTGACAACGAAATCTTCGAAGTTCACGAGTATAACTACGATACTCTTGCAAACCGCTTCCGTGAGATGGCGTTCCTTAATAAAGGTCTAAAGATCTCTATTCAAGATGAGCGTTCAGACAAGGGCGAGGTTTTCCACTACGAGGGCGGACTTTCTGAGTTCGTTAACTATCTTAACCGTGCAAAAACTCCGATTCATAAAGAGCCAGTTTATTTTTCTCAGTCACGTGAGAACTATGAAGTGGAAGTGGCAATGCAGTGGACGGATGGTTACTCTGAGACCATGACTTCATACGCGAACAACATCAACACTCCAGAGGGTGGTGTTCACGTTTCAGGTTTCAAAACTGCTCTTACACGTGTGCTTAACAACTACGCAAAAGATAATAACCTTCTTAAAAACATCAAAATCGCTCTTACCGGCGATGATATGCGTGAAGGTCTGACTGCGATTGTTTCAGTGAAACTCACAAACCCTCAATTCGAAGGTCAAACCAAGTCAAAACTTGGTAACTCGGAAGTTGAAGGTATCGTGAACTCACTTGTGGGTGATCGTTTCAAAATTTACCTCGAGGAAAATCCAAACGTAGGTAAAACCATCATTAAAAAATCAACTGATGCTGCTGCTGCTCGTGAGGCCGCTCGTAAAGCGCGTGAACTTACTCGTCGTAAAACAGCATTGGATTTCTCTGGTCTCCCAGGGAAAATGGCCGACTGTCAGGAAAAGAACCCTGAGCTTTGTGAAATCTACATCGTAGAGGGTGACTCTGCGGGTGGTTCAGCTAAGCAAGGTCGTGACCGTCGTACTCAAGCGGTTCTTCCACTTAAGGGTAAGATCCTTAACGTTGAAAAGGCCCGCTACGATAAAATGTTATCAAGTGACGAAATTAAATATCTCGTTCAGGCGATCGGTACTTCGATTGGTAAAGATTCTTTCGATATCTCGAAACTTCGTTACTACAAAATCGTGATCATGACCGATGCGGACGTGGATGGATCGCACATTCGTACTCTTCTTCTGACTCTGTTCTATCGTCAGTTCCCGGAGATCATCGAGCGCGGTCACTTGTACATCGCTCAACCTCCTCTTTATAAATATAAGAAAGGTAAAAATGAGCGTTACTTGAAAGATGGCGGCGAACTTGAGTCGTACCTGGTTTCAAGCTCACTTTCTGATTCAGAAATTACAATTGATGGTCAATCAACAGATGTTGATACAGTGAAGTCACTTGTGAATAAGTTCAGAAATTACAACGGCAACCTTGAGTCTTATGACCGTCACTACGACGCTCACTTCTTAAGAATGCTGGTTGAAGATGGAACACTTAAAGTTGATATGATGAAGGACAAGGCAAAACTTACTACGTACGTTGATGCCCTAAATGCCAAGCTAAAAGAAACTGGCCACGTATCACTTAAGAAATACGAACTTAAAATTGAAGACGATATCAAGAACATGGGTTTCCAAATCCGCGTTCAAGTTCAGTCTTCGCTTAAAACTAAGAACTTCAGAATTGGTATGAATTTCGTAGATTCTTCGGAGTTTGCTGATCTTATCAACCAGAATGATGGTCTTAAACGTTACTTGAAATCAGAATTCGTTCTGAAGCATCAAGGAAATCAATCGAAGCACAGTGGGCTTCTTGATTTTGCTACTTTCGTTTCAAACGAAGGCCGCCAAGGTGCTTACATTCAGCGATATAAGGGTCTAGGAGAGATGAACCCAGAGCAACTTTGGGAAACAACTATGAATCCGGCCAACCGTACTCTTCTTCAAGTGAAGATTGAAGATACGATCGATGCGGACCAGGTGTTCTCAGTTCTAATGGGTGACCAGGTAGATCCACGTAGAGAATTTGTGGAAACAAATGCTCTGAATGTTCGTAACCTCGATATTTAATTTTAAGGAAGAAGAAATATGGCTGACGATAATAACAACTCAGAAGTAAATCACGGGAATATCACTCCTCTTTTGATTCAAGATGAGATGAAAAACTGTTACCTCGATTACGCAATGTCGGTAATCGTTGGTCGTGCACTACCAGATGTACGTGATGGTTTTAAGCCGGTTCACCGCCGCGTTCTCTATGCCATGCACATGCTTAACAACTACCACAACCGTCCGTACTTGAAGTCGGCGCGTATCGTGGGTGACGTTATCGGTAAATATCACCCGCACGGTGACTCTGCTGTATACGGCGCTCTTGTTCGTCTTGCTCAGGACTTCTCAATGAGATATCCGATCATCGATGGTCAAGGTAACTTCGGTTCGATCGACGGTGATAACGCCGCGGCCATGCGATACACAGAAGCAAGAATGCAAAAGCTCACCAACGATATGCTTGGTGACATTGATAAAGAAACTGTGGACTGGCAGGACAACTATGATGGTTCATTACAAGAGCCTACAGTTCTTCCAACTAAGATCCCTAACCTACTCATCAACGGATCTGCTGGTATCGCCGTAGGTATGGCGACCAACATTCCTCCGCACAACTTAACAGAAGTGATGAATGGTCTATTGGCCATCATCGATAACTCTGCGGTTACAGTTCATGATCTTATTAAGATCATTCCTGGTCCGGACTTCCCGACTGCGGGTGCAATTCACGGTACTGCTGGTATTCAGCAGGCCTACCACACTGGTAAAGGTGTCATTCAAGTTCGTGCTAAAGCTGATATTGAAGTTAAGAAAAATGATCGCGAGCAAATCGTTATCACTGAACTTCCATACCAGGTGAACAAAGCAAAACTCATCGAGAAAATCGCTGAGCTCGTAACTGAAAAAGCGATCGAAGGTATCTCTGATATCCGCGATGAATCTTCACGTGAAGGTATCCGAGTTGTTATCGATATCAAAAAAGGCGAACAAGGAGCTGTGATCCTTAACCGTCTTTATAAGCAAACTCAGATGCAGGTTTCTTTCGGTATTATCTTCCTGTCGATCTACAACGGTCAGCCGAAGGTAATGGATCTTAAAGAACAACTTCTTTGTTTCATCGAGCACCGTCGTGAAATCGTCATCCGTCGTACAACTTATGAACTCAAAAAAGCAAAAGAGCGCGCTCACATTTTAGAGGGTCTCAAAATTGCGGTTGAGAACATTGATGCGATTGTTGAATTGATCAAAAAAGCCGAGGGTCCTGCCCAAGCTAAAGATCAGTTAATGCATAAATTCACTCTTTCTGCGATTCAGGCACAAGCTGTCTTGGATATGCGTCTACAACGCTTAACGGGTCTAGAGCGTGATAAGATCATCGCTGACTACGAAGCTGTCATGAAAGAGATCGCCCGCTTAGAGGGAATTCTAGGTTCAGAAGATCAAATCCGCGGAATCATCCGTGCTGAGTTTGTTGAAATCCGTGAAAATTACGGTGATGCTCGTCGTACTGAGATCATTGCTCAGGCAGATGAAATTCAGATGGAAGATCTGATTAAGAACGAAGAAGTGATTGTGACGATTACGCAGAAAGGTTACTTGAAGCGTATGGCGACTGACACTTACCGCGCTCAAAAACGTGGTGGTAAAGGTGTGAAAGGTGCAGACCTTGAAGACGATTTCTACACTTCAATCTTCACGGCCGATACTCATGATAACCTCATGATCTTCACAGATAAGGGTACTGTATTCCAGATTAAGGTTTACCACATCCCTGAAGGTCAACGTACATCGAAAGGTCGTAACATCGTTAACATCATTAACGTTCCGGCCGACGAAAAAGTAAAAGAGATCATTACTGTTCCTAAGGACGCAGAAGGCTCGTTCCTGGTATTTGCTACTAAGCATGGTATCGTGAAGAAGTCTGAGCTTTCTGAGTATAAGAACATGAGACAGAACGGTCTTAAGGCGATCAAAGTTGTTGATGGTGACGAAGTTCTTGCCGTAAGAATTACTGATGGTAAGAAAGACGTTCTTCTGGCTTCTTCTGCTGGTAAATCGATCCGCTTCCATGAAGATGATTGCCGTGCTCAGGGACGTGTGTCTCAGGGTGTGAAAGGCATGAGTCTTGATGAGAATGAATCAGTGATCGGTATGGAAATCATTGATGAAACATCTGAGATCCTGACTGTTACTTCACGTGGTTATGGTAAGCGTTCAGCTGCTGAAGAGTACCGTAAGCAGTCTCGTGGCGGTAAAGGTATTCTTGCTATGAAACTCACTGAGAAAACTGGTGATATCATGGCGATCCTACCTGTGACTGATAAAGACGATCTGATGATCATCACTGACAAAGGTCAGGTGATCAGAACGAAAATCTCGGGCATTTCGCTTCTAGGCCGTAACACTCAAGGTGTTCGTCTGATTAACGTTAAACCTGACGAAAAAGTTGTAGCAGTTGAGAAAATTGCTGAATCAGATGATGATGGATCAGATGGTGAAGCAACTGAGACACCTGTACAATAATCTTTTAATTCTTCTATTCATCCTGGGGTTGAGTTCCTGTGACTTTACCCCAGGTCTGAATCGCGACATTCTTA
Encoded here:
- the gyrB gene encoding DNA topoisomerase (ATP-hydrolyzing) subunit B, which gives rise to MNQTPDSIAKVNTEYTADKIKILEGLEAVRKRPGMYIGDTGFRGFHHCVYEIVDNAVDEALAGYCTEIKVVIHVDNSLTVIDNGRGIPTDIHPTEGISAAEIVYTKLHAGGKFNEDGGAYKVSGGLHGVGASVVNALSKWVRLEIKKHGKLHRLEFNHGEAKEPLKVIGDCDPKDTGTMVTFKSDNEIFEVHEYNYDTLANRFREMAFLNKGLKISIQDERSDKGEVFHYEGGLSEFVNYLNRAKTPIHKEPVYFSQSRENYEVEVAMQWTDGYSETMTSYANNINTPEGGVHVSGFKTALTRVLNNYAKDNNLLKNIKIALTGDDMREGLTAIVSVKLTNPQFEGQTKSKLGNSEVEGIVNSLVGDRFKIYLEENPNVGKTIIKKSTDAAAAREAARKARELTRRKTALDFSGLPGKMADCQEKNPELCEIYIVEGDSAGGSAKQGRDRRTQAVLPLKGKILNVEKARYDKMLSSDEIKYLVQAIGTSIGKDSFDISKLRYYKIVIMTDADVDGSHIRTLLLTLFYRQFPEIIERGHLYIAQPPLYKYKKGKNERYLKDGGELESYLVSSSLSDSEITIDGQSTDVDTVKSLVNKFRNYNGNLESYDRHYDAHFLRMLVEDGTLKVDMMKDKAKLTTYVDALNAKLKETGHVSLKKYELKIEDDIKNMGFQIRVQVQSSLKTKNFRIGMNFVDSSEFADLINQNDGLKRYLKSEFVLKHQGNQSKHSGLLDFATFVSNEGRQGAYIQRYKGLGEMNPEQLWETTMNPANRTLLQVKIEDTIDADQVFSVLMGDQVDPRREFVETNALNVRNLDI
- the gyrA gene encoding DNA gyrase subunit A; translation: MADDNNNSEVNHGNITPLLIQDEMKNCYLDYAMSVIVGRALPDVRDGFKPVHRRVLYAMHMLNNYHNRPYLKSARIVGDVIGKYHPHGDSAVYGALVRLAQDFSMRYPIIDGQGNFGSIDGDNAAAMRYTEARMQKLTNDMLGDIDKETVDWQDNYDGSLQEPTVLPTKIPNLLINGSAGIAVGMATNIPPHNLTEVMNGLLAIIDNSAVTVHDLIKIIPGPDFPTAGAIHGTAGIQQAYHTGKGVIQVRAKADIEVKKNDREQIVITELPYQVNKAKLIEKIAELVTEKAIEGISDIRDESSREGIRVVIDIKKGEQGAVILNRLYKQTQMQVSFGIIFLSIYNGQPKVMDLKEQLLCFIEHRREIVIRRTTYELKKAKERAHILEGLKIAVENIDAIVELIKKAEGPAQAKDQLMHKFTLSAIQAQAVLDMRLQRLTGLERDKIIADYEAVMKEIARLEGILGSEDQIRGIIRAEFVEIRENYGDARRTEIIAQADEIQMEDLIKNEEVIVTITQKGYLKRMATDTYRAQKRGGKGVKGADLEDDFYTSIFTADTHDNLMIFTDKGTVFQIKVYHIPEGQRTSKGRNIVNIINVPADEKVKEIITVPKDAEGSFLVFATKHGIVKKSELSEYKNMRQNGLKAIKVVDGDEVLAVRITDGKKDVLLASSAGKSIRFHEDDCRAQGRVSQGVKGMSLDENESVIGMEIIDETSEILTVTSRGYGKRSAAEEYRKQSRGGKGILAMKLTEKTGDIMAILPVTDKDDLMIITDKGQVIRTKISGISLLGRNTQGVRLINVKPDEKVVAVEKIAESDDDGSDGEATETPVQ